DNA sequence from the Methanofollis formosanus genome:
AGGCGAACTGATCTTCAACGACAACGTGTGGACCGACGCCTGGAACTTCACCGGGCAGAGCCAGATCGGTGCGGCCGAACGCGACGTGACCTCGCTCCTCGCAGGCGAAGGCAACGTTGCAGCGTTCCAGAGCAGTGGGGACTGGATGGAAGCGGCCGCCGCCTTCCTGGTGGTGACCAATCCGGTCCCGAACGGCTGCATCGAAGTCACCTCGACGCCGGAAGGAGCGGCGATCTTCCTTGATGGCGAGGATACCAGCAAGGCGACAAACACTGTCCTTGAAGACATCCCCGCCGGGGAGCATGTGGTCACGCTGAAACTCGAAAACTACGCCGACGCCTCAACGCCGGTCACCGTCGTCGAAGGGGAGACCGCAACCGTCGACCTCTCGCTGACCACCCTCACCGGCAGCCTCGCCGTCACCTCTACCCCTGACGGCGCTTCGATCTTTATCGACGGTGCCGACACCGGCGAGACGACCGACACCACCCTCACCGGCATCGCCGTCGGCGACCACACCCTCGCCCTGAAGAAGGAAGGGTACCGCGAGGCGTTCGCTGAGGTGACGATCCGGCACGACGAGACCACCGACCTCCACCTCGACCTCGAGAAGGCGGTCGGGTGCATCGCCGTCACCTCGACGCCCGAAGGTGCAGCGATCTTCTTGGACGGGGAGGAGACCGGCGAGACGACGAACGCGATCCTTGAAGGAATCGCGGTCGGCGAGCACACCATCACCCTGAAGAAATCCGGATACATGGAGGCCTCGGCGACGGTGACCGTTATCGACACCGAGACAGCATCAGTAGAATTCACCCTCGCCGAACCCGCAGGAAACATCGTGGTCACCTCCTCCCCGGACGGTGCCAGAGTCTTCCTGGACGGAAAAGATACCGGCGAGCAGACGAACACCACGCTCACGCGGGTCTCGCCCGGCGAACATCAGGTCGCGGTGAGCCTTGAGGGGTATCTTGAGGCGGAGAAGGCGGTGACGGTCGTCGAAGGCGAGAGCGTCGCCGTCCATTTCGACCTCTCGCAGGCCTCGATCACCCTCCTCCCCGGCTGGAACTTTGTCTCGACCCCGAAGACCCTCGCACCCGGCCACGACACCATCGCCATCTTCGACGAGGTGGACACCGCCGACCACTCGGTATTGTTGTACAACGGGACGAAACAGTGGGAGGCGATGAGTTCCGAAGAAGCGTTCAGGCCGCTCGACGGGATCTGGATCTATGCCAACGGCACCTACGAGATCCCGCTTGCCTTCGACACCGGCGGGGCCTCCGCCCCGCCGGAGAAGGCCCTCGACGAGGGCTGGAACGCCATCGGGTTCACCGACACTGTTCCCGAACCCGCGGCAAACACTCTCAGGTCGGTCGAGAAATGCTGGGCAACCCTCATCGGGTTCGACGCCGGCGCACAGGAGTACAAGACCTCGATCATCCGCGGCGCCGATGGACGGCACGGTGAGATGCGTGCGATGGAACCGATGGACGGCTACTGGCTGTACATGAGCGATGCGGACCTGCTCTGCGCCATCGGAGCGTGAAGATGAAGGTATGGCAGGGCATCGCGGTGCTCCTCCTCCTCGGCCTCGTCGCCGGTGCGGCGGCCGATGAGGGCGTCCCCGTTTTCCCCCACGAGTTCAAGGGGAGCGTGACGATCGACGGCAAACCCGCGCCCGCGGGGACCGAAGTCACTGCGGTGCTGGGTGGCGAGACGTACGGGCCTGTGACGACCGCGGCTGACGGGACGTACGGCGGCTCCAGCCGGCATGCGGGTGAGAGGCTGCTGGTCCTCGGTACCGACGACCTCGCCGGGGAGACAATCACCTTCCTGGTCGGTGGAAAAGCAGCAAAAGAGACGGCGACCTTCAGCCCGAAGGGCACGAGCCGCGTTGACCTCAGTGTCGGGAGCGGTACGACGCCAAAGCCTCCGTCGAACAGCGGCGGCGGTGGCGGAGGGACGACGTCCCCGGTCTCCGGACCGACCACGACTCAGACGACGTCGGTGGAGCGGGTGACTCTCCCGATATCGAAGAGCGGCGAATTGACCGGGACCGTGACGGTGCGGACCAGTGACGGCGTGGGGGCGGTGACTCTCAGGGAAGGCACGGTCGCCCGCGACCGCGACGGCGAACCGCTCAGGGAAGTGACGATCAAAAGGGCCGACATGAGTGGAACCCCCCCGATCCCGCCGGGAACAACGATCGGTTTCGCTCTCAGGTGCGGTCCGGCCGGCGCCACCTTCGACCCCCCCATCACCCTCACCTACACCCTCTCCGTGGAAGAGTGGGAGAGGATCGGCGACCCTGCCACCCTGACGGTGATGTGGTACAACCCCGAGAGCGGGGCCTGGCGGGAAGTCCCCGCCACCGTCGACGCGGCCACCCGGACGGTGACCGCCCGCGTCTCGCATTTCAGCCTCTTCGCCCTCTCGTGGGCTGCCCCGAAACCAGTGACAGCATCGGCGGACCGCCCCGTCGCGGCCGCCACCACGATCGGGCTGGAAGGTCAGCGGTCGGCCGCCGGCGAGACTCCATGGACGCTGGTAGCGGCCGGGGGCCTGCTGATCGTCGGCGCACTGGCGGTAGGAGGATATGTCGTGAGGAAAAAGAGGTAATAACCTCTATTTTTGTATATCCAGTCTTTTTGATCTATTCTGCGTTCCCGGCGGCGAAACTCTCGCTGTACAGCCGCGAGGTATTCCCGGCGATGAGTCCGGCGACGGCGTCGTCGAGGAAAGGTCCGAGTTCGCCGAGAATGCCGGGTTTGTTCTGGTCGTAGCGCGTGAACTCGAAACGGGCATAGGTGCCCCCGATGATCTCGGCGATGGCCATCCCGATGATCTCGTCGGAGAGGAGGAAGACCGGGTCGTCGGCGATCTCCGAGTCGTTCCGGTTCTCGTAGAGTTCTTCTTCGAGAAGGATGGCGCCGAGGAGGAGGGAGGAGACGTTCGGGTCCTGGTATGACGCCAGGATCTTCTTCTCAAGGCGCGTCCTCGCCTCTTCAGGGCCCATCCCGTGCGAGACATAGAGCCCCATCCCGGCGTCGACGATGGCATCGGTGGTGACCCCTTTTCCTCTGAGCCGCTCTTCGATCTCAAACATAGGAGAATTTTTGGTCAGGCTCAATATATACATTGATATGGCATTTCTCTCCGAGTTTCCGTCCATTGAGTTTTCAAGACCGCTCTTTGCAAGCGTCCTTGGAAATACCGCCCTCTCGATGGTGCCCGGGGTATCGGGTGCGGGGCCGTCTCCGAAGAAGACGGTCTTCACGCCGATCCTCGATGCCGAGATGATCACCACCGGGGCGATCACCTCGATGCCCCTCAAGCCCAACACCCCGACCGGGTGCCCGACGCCGGCGGTGATCACCAGGGCGATGGCGACACTCACCGGGATCGAACCGGTCTTCGTGAACGCCGGGCTCTTCAACCCACCGACCGTACCGTGCATCGACGTCTACGGGGCGCCGGGCGGCGACCCGCGAGAGGGCGACGCCGTCCCGGCGGCCAGAGATCTTCTCACCGCCGGCGAGCGCGTCGGCCGCATTCTTTCCAGGTGCGCCGACTTCCTGGTCCTGGGCGAGTGCGTGCCCGGCGGGACGACGACCGCCCTCTGCGTCCTGCGCGCCCTCGGGTACGAGGCCAGGGTCTCGAGCAGTTTTGTCGAGAACCCGGTGCACCTGAAAGAAGAGATCTGCGAATACGTGCTTGAGAAGGTGGAGCGCGAAGGGGCGACCGACGCCCTCGACGTGGTGCGGATTGGGGGCGACCCCATGATGCCGGTGGCCGCGGGGATCGCGAGTACCTTTGAAGGCACGCTCGTCTTTGCCGGGGGCACCCAGATGCTTGCCGTCGACGCCGTGCTCAAGGGCCTGGGGAGATCCATGGTCCCGCTTGCCACGACCGAGTACGTGCGCACCGACGCCTCGGCAAACTTCGAGGAGGCCGTGGCCGCGGTGGGGGCGAAGGCCTATTATGTGGATCCGGACTTCGGCACCATCGGCGACGCGGGGATCGGCAGGTACTGTGAGGGCGAGGTGAAAGAGGGGATGGGTGCCGGCGGCGCCATGTTCCTCGCCCGGGTGATGGGATACTCGGCGGAGGAGATCAGGTCGGCCATCCTCTCCACCGTCATATCGTTCAGATAAGTTCTATAGAATCGGGCATGAACCCCTGGCTCAAGCATACGGGATGAAAATTTCTCGTCGCTTGCTCTCTCTTTTCAAGACCGGAGAATCTGGGGGGATCGTGTTCCATCGCCGCCCTCACCTATCTTCGTCGTGGGGGGTCCGGGGGGTGCAATCCCCCGGTGCGAGATGGCAGGAAAATCTCGACGATGGGGGCGGCCGATCCATCTGAAGAATTTTCTATCCTCTGCGTATCGGCTTCAACGTGATATAAAGAGCTCAGACTCTCATGCAAACATGAAGAGAGGATATTCTGGATCATTTTCATGGTAATCCCCGGTGAGATCCCCACCTCATTGCCGCCCCCGCCCATCTCCCTTCCGGCGGGGTCCGGGGGTGCAACCCCCGGCGAGAGACGGCAGAACAGATTCAGCGATTGAAGGGCGGCACGTCGGATCATCACGCCTTCCCCCCCCTCGCACCGGGGGCGGAGTGCCGCCCGGACCCCAGGGAGGGGGATAGGGCAGGGAAGGCGAAGAGATTTTTCCGGGGCCAAAATCTTCTCATCCCGATCTTTTTTCGGCGGAGTTTCCCGACCATAAGGTACTCTCGAAGACCGGAGCGCCGTCGCCCTGATTCCCCATAAAAAAGGCTATACCCTCAACCACCCATACCTTTCTGATGCGTCCCATTTTTGTCGTGAACAACCATGGGCAGTTCAACCACCTTATCCACCGCAAACTCCGCGACATGGATATCGAGGTGGCGATGGTCCAAAACACCACCCCGCCCGACGAGATCGCCGCGGGGTGCCGGGGGATCATTCTGGGCGGCGGCCCGTCGCTTGAGCGGGCCGGGAACTGCGCCGGGTACCTTGACCTCGGCCTGCCGGTGCTGGGGATCTGTCTTGGCCTCCATATCATCGCGACCGCACGGGGCGGGGCCGTCGGCCCAGGTGCCCACGGGGGGTATGGCGGCGTCAGTGTCGAGATAACAGAGGAGAGCGAGATCCTTGGAGGGTATCCGGAACAGATCCATGTCTGGGCCTCCCATGCCGACGAGGTGAAGGAGGTGCCCGCGGGCTTCACGGTCTATGCACACTCCGACATCTGTCCGGTCGAGGCGATGGGATCGGCGGAAGACCGGATCTTCGGGGTCCAGTGGCACCCCGAGGTGAGTCACACCGAGGACGGAGACTTGCTCTTCAGAAACTTTGAGCGTATATGCGGGGAGTAGACGGACTCGCCGAAGAGATCAGGGACGTGGGCTTCCGCTGCATGCGCTGCGGGGCCTGCTGCAGCGAGGTCTCCGAGGGCTCGAACCTGGTCATTCTCTCCCCCGCCGAGGTGCGGCGGGTGGCAGAAGCCGCCGGTCTTCCCCCCGGCGAGGTAGCGGAGCCGTATCCTGAGTTTCTTGACGGCCCGGAAAAATCGCGCTACACCTTCGATTGGTCTCTCAGCCGGGACGAGGGGCACTGCCGCTTCCTGGACGGAGAGCGCTGCCGGGTGTACGCCGCCCGCCCCTGGATATGCCGGACCTATCCCTTCATGCTCGAGGGTGACCGCCTCATCGTCTCCGAGTGTCCGGGGATCGGGACAGAGATGACGATGGAAGAGGCGCGTGCCGTTGCCCGCGCCCTTCTCGAGCGGCAGGCGGCCGAGGCGGCCGAGGAAGAGGGGATCAGACGTGTCCTCTCCACCGCCTCTCCCCCGCCCGGGGAGACGGCGGTCGTCGACAGCGAGGGGGTGTGGCCGGTCCATGGGTGAGATCAGACTGGTCGGCACGGCCCATGTCTCCGAGAAGAGCATCGCTGAGGTGCGCGCCGCGATCGAGGAGTTCGAGCCTGATATCGTCGGGGTGGAACTCGACGCCGGGCGGTACCAGGCACTCAGGAACGGGGCGCCGCCCCCGAAGGTCGACGAGGTGCTGAAAGGCGGGAACTTCTCCCAGATCCTCTTCCAGTGGACCCTTGCCTATCTCCAGCGTAAGATCGGCATGGACGTCGGCGTCGAACCCGGTGCCGAGATGATGGCGGCCATCGACGAGGTGGAGAACCGGGGCCTGCCCCTGGGCCTCATCGACCGCGACATCAGGATCACCCTCTCCAGGTTCTGGGAAGGCATGAGCCTCTGGGAGAAGGTGAAGATGCTCTACGCCCTCGCGGTCTCGGTCTCGGGAGGAGTGGACGAGAAAGTCGACATTGACGCCTTGACCAGACAGGACGTCGTCTCGGCGGCCCTGGAGGAGTTTAGGAACTTCTCGCCGAACGGGGCGAAGGCCCTCATCGACGAACGGGACGCCTACATCGCCCGCCGGATCCTCGACCTCTCGGGTCGCTACGAGAAGGTGCTGGCCGTGGTCGGCGCCGGGCATGTGCGAGGGGTGGAGCGCTACCTCTCCTCTCCCGACCTCCTCCCGCCCGAGGCGGCGCTCACCGCCGCCCCCAAAAAGCGCTATCCATGGGGGAAGATCATCGGCGTCCTGGTCGTCGCCCTCTTTACCATCCTCCTTATCTCGATCGCCTTCTCCGGCGTCGGGCTGGAGGTGCTTGCCTGGGCGATATTGTACTGGGTGGTGATCAACGGCGTGCTTGCCGCCGGGTTCACCATCGCCGCCGGAGGCCACCCGCTCTCGGCCCTCACCGCCTTCGGGGTGGCCTGGATGACCTCCCTCAATCCCCTGATGGCCGCCGGATGGTTTGCCGCCATCGTGGAGGCGAAGGTCAGGAAACCCTCGGCCGCCGACTTCCAGCGGATCATGGACGCCGAGACCTTCGATGAGATGCGGAAGGTGCCGATCTTCAGGGTGGTACTCGTCGCCGCCCTGGCAAATGTCGGGTCGACCATCGGGACGTTCGCCTACTTCCTCTTCATCGCCCCGATCCTGGGGATCGATCCCACGGTGATCATCCCGCAGGGCTTTGCGAACTTCGTGGGATGGCTGGGCGGGCTGCTCCCCTTCTGATCTTTTTTTTTTGTGTTGGTTCAAGCCCGGAGATCGAGGTCGTCCTGAACCATTCCGGGCGTCACGCCGCTCGTGAAGGTTCTGTCGGGGATCCCGGGCGCTCCTGTCATAGAGGTACAGCCACCGTGAACGCCGTCCCGTCCCGTCCCCCGCCTCTCCTCTCGCGAGACGGCAGAACAGGCCCTGGTGATTGGGGACGGCATGTTCTGATCATCTCGCCTCTCCCTTTGTCCCGACCCCGAAGATAGAACCGGAATGGAAGAGTGCTACTCTCCCATCAGCGGGATCACGCGCTCCGTGCCGTTCCCCGTCCTATCTTCTCGCGAGACGGCAGAACAGATCCTATGAGGAGGAACGGAAGATTCTGATCACCTCGCCGTCCCGCTATCATGACCCCGAAGATAGAGCCGAGAAGGCATGGCGGTGATGAAGAAGCGGGATGCTGGTCTCCACACCCGCCCCGTCGTCGCGACCCCGGGGATAGGAGTGGGACAGGAGATGGTTGTTCTCTTTCAGAGGATCACACCGCCCCGTGCCGTCTCCACGCCTATCCTCTCGCGAGATGGCAGGACCGATCGTGCGATGGGGGAACGGCACGTTTGGATCATCACGCCGTCCTGTCGTCATGACCCCGAAGATAGGAGTTGGGACAGGAGAGGGCTGATCCTGAATCTGAGAATCACCACACCCGCCCCTCCGGTTATCTTCGTCTGTAGAGGGGACGAAGACTTCGAGATCGAGGGTGATCCTGAAGAGGGCGCCGCTGTCCTTCCGCCATTCATAATCGCGAATCTGATTTCGACACGGCCTTTTCTTCGCAAAGATTATCCATTTTCACTGCCTAGTGAGGAGCATGTATCTTGGTCCGAATCTTGGGCTGACCATCCTTAAGACGCGTCATTCTATCCGGAAGTACAAGGAAGATCCAATCGAGGAGAAGATCATCAAGGAAGCCCTCGAGTGTGCCCATCTTGCTCCGAGCGCCAGGAACGAACAGCCCTGGCTCTTTGGGGTGGTGAAGGAGAAGGAGACTCTCAAGCAGATCGCCGACCTCACCGATCACGGCAAGTTTATCGAGGACGCTCAGGTCTGCTTTGCGGTCTTTGGCAAGAGGGACGCAAAGTACTATCTTGAGGACTGCTCCGCGGCCACGACCCAGCTCATCCTCGGGCTCTGGGCCTATGGAGTCGGATCGTGCTGGGTGGCAGGCGAGAAGAAGGAGTATGCCGAGGCGGTCCGCGAACTCCTCGGTGTCCCAGAAGATTACACGCTGGTCTCCCTTCTCCCGGCCGGGTACCCGATGGATGTGAAGATCGCCGGGAAGAAGGTTCTTGACGATATCGTCTTTGAGGGGCAGTATTCTTCTGAGTGAGGGCGGTTTTTCCGGCCCCAGTTTTTTTCTGAGTTCTCCCTGGGATATCAGGGATGTGATCGATCACCTGTGGGGTATTTCTTATGTTTGTTCCGCTCGTACTCGAAGATCGAAGATTGGCGGTGGACGGCAACCCCCTCTTTATGATCATCGATGGTGCCTTCCCTGCACTATCCTCATCCCTGGAATCAGAGGACGGCATGGATGTCTGATCTCTCCGAAAAGCGATCGACGCTCTTCCGACCAGGTTTGATCTCCGGGGCCATGACAACAGGACGGCGTGATGATCAGACCGTGCCGTCCCCCCGCCACTGAATCTTTTCTGATATTTCGCGAGAAGATAGGGCGGGGGACGGCACCACGCGCGATATCTCCGAAAAAAGATGGGCGCTTTCCCGTCCAGATATTATCTTCGAGGTCACGACAACGGGACGGCGTGATGATCAGACCATGCCGTCCCCGATCACAGCATCTGTTCCATCGTCTTGCGAGAGTATCAGCAGGGACGGCAATTGAACAACGCCCCCGGACAGCGCTGTCGCGATCATCGCATATGCTTGAGCCAGAAACTCATACTCAACGTTAGATCGGCCAAATTGTGTTCTCACTCTCGCGTGCGCGCCCTGCAGAAGATGAGGGTGAAGCCCAGGTGATTGACACTCGTCACGTCGAAGGATGCGGAGAGTGCACTGAGAAAGTCGGTCTGCCTCCAGACCTGCAGTTCAGGGAAGAACCGCCGCACCTCGCGGATGAGGAATTCGCCGGCGATTGAAGACTCTGTCATCTCCTCGGTAAAGGGGAGGAAGGTGA
Encoded proteins:
- a CDS encoding phosphatidylglycerophosphatase A, translating into MFEIEERLRGKGVTTDAIVDAGMGLYVSHGMGPEEARTRLEKKILASYQDPNVSSLLLGAILLEEELYENRNDSEIADDPVFLLSDEIIGMAIAEIIGGTYARFEFTRYDQNKPGILGELGPFLDDAVAGLIAGNTSRLYSESFAAGNAE
- the cobT gene encoding nicotinate mononucleotide-dependent phosphoribosyltransferase CobT, with protein sequence MAFLSEFPSIEFSRPLFASVLGNTALSMVPGVSGAGPSPKKTVFTPILDAEMITTGAITSMPLKPNTPTGCPTPAVITRAMATLTGIEPVFVNAGLFNPPTVPCIDVYGAPGGDPREGDAVPAARDLLTAGERVGRILSRCADFLVLGECVPGGTTTALCVLRALGYEARVSSSFVENPVHLKEEICEYVLEKVEREGATDALDVVRIGGDPMMPVAAGIASTFEGTLVFAGGTQMLAVDAVLKGLGRSMVPLATTEYVRTDASANFEEAVAAVGAKAYYVDPDFGTIGDAGIGRYCEGEVKEGMGAGGAMFLARVMGYSAEEIRSAILSTVISFR
- a CDS encoding GMP synthase subunit A, whose protein sequence is MRPIFVVNNHGQFNHLIHRKLRDMDIEVAMVQNTTPPDEIAAGCRGIILGGGPSLERAGNCAGYLDLGLPVLGICLGLHIIATARGGAVGPGAHGGYGGVSVEITEESEILGGYPEQIHVWASHADEVKEVPAGFTVYAHSDICPVEAMGSAEDRIFGVQWHPEVSHTEDGDLLFRNFERICGE
- a CDS encoding YkgJ family cysteine cluster protein, yielding MRGVDGLAEEIRDVGFRCMRCGACCSEVSEGSNLVILSPAEVRRVAEAAGLPPGEVAEPYPEFLDGPEKSRYTFDWSLSRDEGHCRFLDGERCRVYAARPWICRTYPFMLEGDRLIVSECPGIGTEMTMEEARAVARALLERQAAEAAEEEGIRRVLSTASPPPGETAVVDSEGVWPVHG
- a CDS encoding TraB/GumN family protein, which translates into the protein MGEIRLVGTAHVSEKSIAEVRAAIEEFEPDIVGVELDAGRYQALRNGAPPPKVDEVLKGGNFSQILFQWTLAYLQRKIGMDVGVEPGAEMMAAIDEVENRGLPLGLIDRDIRITLSRFWEGMSLWEKVKMLYALAVSVSGGVDEKVDIDALTRQDVVSAALEEFRNFSPNGAKALIDERDAYIARRILDLSGRYEKVLAVVGAGHVRGVERYLSSPDLLPPEAALTAAPKKRYPWGKIIGVLVVALFTILLISIAFSGVGLEVLAWAILYWVVINGVLAAGFTIAAGGHPLSALTAFGVAWMTSLNPLMAAGWFAAIVEAKVRKPSAADFQRIMDAETFDEMRKVPIFRVVLVAALANVGSTIGTFAYFLFIAPILGIDPTVIIPQGFANFVGWLGGLLPF
- a CDS encoding nitroreductase family protein, which encodes MYLGPNLGLTILKTRHSIRKYKEDPIEEKIIKEALECAHLAPSARNEQPWLFGVVKEKETLKQIADLTDHGKFIEDAQVCFAVFGKRDAKYYLEDCSAATTQLILGLWAYGVGSCWVAGEKKEYAEAVRELLGVPEDYTLVSLLPAGYPMDVKIAGKKVLDDIVFEGQYSSE